In the Oryzias latipes chromosome 9, ASM223467v1 genome, one interval contains:
- the LOC101172085 gene encoding G-protein coupled receptor 54-like isoform X2 translates to MSAEPATIGSPNCGSACNLSLEIPTPPQLVDAWLVPTFFCLIMLVGLVGNSLVIHVITKHQQMKTVTNFYIVNLATTDILFLVCCVPFTATLYPLPSWIFGEFMCRLVNYLQQVTAQATCITLSAMSVDRCYVTVYPLQSLRHRTPCLALAVSVSIWISSLLLSIPVVVYTRLEEGYWFGPQIYCSEVFPSAFVQRAFIIYNFLAIYLLPLLTIVACYTFMLKRIGRPSVNPIDGSYQLQAQAERAAAVRARVSHMVKVIVVLFLICWGPIQFCGLLQAFGLHSYFLYKLKIWGHCLSYCNSSINPLVYAFMGNNFKKAFKHAFPAFLLWRARRRVRVGHLDTEDGRDQQPPKGEAELHFLSSES, encoded by the exons ATGTCTGCAGAACCGGCGACCATTGGGAGTCCGAACTGTGGCTCTGCGTGCAACCTTTCCCTGGAGATCCCAACGCCACCGCAGCTGGTCGACGCCTGGTTGGTGCCCACTTTCTTCTGCCTCATCATGCTGGTCGGTCTGGTCGGGAACTCGCTGGTCATACATGTGATCACGAAGCATCAGCAGATGAAGACTGTCACCAATTTCTACATAG TCAATCTGGCTACTACTGACATCTTGTTCCTGGTGTGCTGCGTTCCCTTCACCGCCACTCTGTACCCTCTGCCCAGCTGGATCTTTGGGGAGTTCATGTGCCGTCTGGTCAATTATCTACAACAG gtGACTGCGCAGGCGACTTGCATCACCCTGTCTGCCATGAGCGTGGACCGCTGCTATGTGACGGTCTATCCTCTGCAGTCGCTGCGACACCGCACCCCCTGCTTGGCTCTGGCCGTCTCTGTGTCCATCTGGATAA GCTCCTTGCTTCTGTCCATCCCTGTGGTCGTGTACACCCGTCTAGAGGAAGGATACTGGTTTGGCCCACAGATTTACTGCAGCGAGGTCTTCCCCTCTGCTTTTGTCCAGAGAGCCTTCATCATTTACAACTTTTTGGCCATCTACCTCCTCCCCCTTCTGACCATCGTTGCCTGTTACACCTTCATGCTCAAGCGCATTGGCCGACCCAGTGTGAATCCCATCGACGGCAGCTACCAA CTCCAGGCTCAGGCGGAGCGAGCAGCAGCCGTCCGAGCTCGAGTCTCCCACATGGTGAAGGTTATAGTGGTCCTCTTCCTCATCTGCTGGGGCCCCATCCAGTTCTGTGGGCTGCTGCAAGCTTTTGGCCTCCACAGCTACTTTCTATACAAA CTAAAGATTTGGGGCCACTGCTTGTCCTACTGCAACTCCTCCATCAACCCACTGGTTTATGCCTTCATGGGCAACAACTTCAAGAAGGCTTTCAAACATGCTTTCCCAGCCTTTCTTCTGTGGCGCGCCAGGAGAAGAGTCCGGGTGGGACATTTAGACACGGAGGACGGCAGAGATCAGCAACCACCCAAAGGAGAAGCTGAGCTGCATTTCCTTTCATCTGAGTCCTAA
- the LOC101172085 gene encoding G-protein coupled receptor 54-like isoform X1 → MSAEPATIGSPNCGSACNLSLEIPTPPQLVDAWLVPTFFCLIMLVGLVGNSLVIHVITKHQQMKTVTNFYIVNLATTDILFLVCCVPFTATLYPLPSWIFGEFMCRLVNYLQQVTAQATCITLSAMSVDRCYVTVYPLQSLRHRTPCLALAVSVSIWISSLLLSIPVVVYTRLEEGYWFGPQIYCSEVFPSAFVQRAFIIYNFLAIYLLPLLTIVACYTFMLKRIGRPSVNPIDGSYQVRAFDYFWSKCNRLLQILEQHLFFAAPGSGGASSSRPSSSLPHGEGYSGPLPHLLGPHPVLWAAASFWPPQLLSIQTKDLGPLLVLLQLLHQPTGLCLHGQQLQEGFQTCFPSLSSVARQEKSPGGTFRHGGRQRSATTQRRS, encoded by the exons ATGTCTGCAGAACCGGCGACCATTGGGAGTCCGAACTGTGGCTCTGCGTGCAACCTTTCCCTGGAGATCCCAACGCCACCGCAGCTGGTCGACGCCTGGTTGGTGCCCACTTTCTTCTGCCTCATCATGCTGGTCGGTCTGGTCGGGAACTCGCTGGTCATACATGTGATCACGAAGCATCAGCAGATGAAGACTGTCACCAATTTCTACATAG TCAATCTGGCTACTACTGACATCTTGTTCCTGGTGTGCTGCGTTCCCTTCACCGCCACTCTGTACCCTCTGCCCAGCTGGATCTTTGGGGAGTTCATGTGCCGTCTGGTCAATTATCTACAACAG gtGACTGCGCAGGCGACTTGCATCACCCTGTCTGCCATGAGCGTGGACCGCTGCTATGTGACGGTCTATCCTCTGCAGTCGCTGCGACACCGCACCCCCTGCTTGGCTCTGGCCGTCTCTGTGTCCATCTGGATAA GCTCCTTGCTTCTGTCCATCCCTGTGGTCGTGTACACCCGTCTAGAGGAAGGATACTGGTTTGGCCCACAGATTTACTGCAGCGAGGTCTTCCCCTCTGCTTTTGTCCAGAGAGCCTTCATCATTTACAACTTTTTGGCCATCTACCTCCTCCCCCTTCTGACCATCGTTGCCTGTTACACCTTCATGCTCAAGCGCATTGGCCGACCCAGTGTGAATCCCATCGACGGCAGCTACCAAGTTAGAGCTTTTGACTATTTTTGGTCAAAGTGCAATAGATTGTTACAAATACTTGAGCAACACTTATTCTTTGCAGCTCCAGGCTCAGGCGGAGCGAGCAGCAGCCGTCCGAGCTCGAGTCTCCCACATGGTGAAGGTTATAGTGGTCCTCTTCCTCATCTGCTGGGGCCCCATCCAGTTCTGTGGGCTGCTGCAAGCTTTTGGCCTCCACAGCTACTTTCTATACAAA CTAAAGATTTGGGGCCACTGCTTGTCCTACTGCAACTCCTCCATCAACCCACTGGTTTATGCCTTCATGGGCAACAACTTCAAGAAGGCTTTCAAACATGCTTTCCCAGCCTTTCTTCTGTGGCGCGCCAGGAGAAGAGTCCGGGTGGGACATTTAGACACGGAGGACGGCAGAGATCAGCAACCACCCAAAGGAGAAGCTGA